From one Deinococcus sp. NW-56 genomic stretch:
- a CDS encoding MerR family transcriptional regulator gives MMHISEFARQSGIHAQTLRRYHAQGLLVPEVDPHSGYRWYSSSQLHTARVIQSLRGAGCNVVLIRAMLHPSDAPDLLGQLEAYALTLRSQATHQQALAITIEGFLQRGKDTTLPDIHEFWNSLWLTPADAHIRVAFVGLKGGVGRTTNAIYTATLLQALGRNVAVVDVSGHGDGALTWARQASQRDKPLPFPVYTLRQYPDIAEDVDVIFDSTPRVEDFTAAALLADRLVLCVDAGGMVQ, from the coding sequence ATGATGCACATCAGTGAGTTCGCGCGGCAGAGCGGCATCCATGCCCAGACGCTCCGGCGGTATCACGCTCAAGGCTTACTCGTGCCCGAGGTCGATCCGCATAGCGGTTATCGCTGGTACTCCAGCAGCCAACTCCACACGGCCCGGGTCATCCAGAGCCTCAGGGGCGCAGGGTGCAACGTGGTCTTGATCAGGGCCATGCTGCACCCCAGCGATGCTCCAGACCTCCTTGGGCAGCTTGAGGCATACGCACTGACCCTCCGCTCCCAGGCCACGCACCAACAGGCCCTGGCCATCACCATCGAAGGATTCCTGCAGCGCGGCAAGGACACAACGCTTCCCGACATTCACGAGTTCTGGAATTCCCTGTGGCTCACTCCGGCTGACGCCCACATTAGGGTCGCCTTCGTGGGTTTAAAGGGCGGCGTGGGCCGTACCACCAATGCCATCTACACGGCCACACTCCTGCAGGCCCTCGGGCGGAACGTTGCGGTCGTTGATGTCTCCGGCCACGGCGATGGGGCGCTCACATGGGCCAGGCAAGCCAGCCAGCGGGATAAGCCTCTGCCGTTTCCCGTGTATACGCTCCGTCAATACCCGGATATCGCGGAGGATGTCGACGTCATTTTCGACAGCACACCGCGGGTAGAGGACTTCACGGCGGCAGCACTGCTGGCCGACCGCCTGGTGCTGTGCGTGGACGCGGGCGGTATGGTGCAGTGA
- a CDS encoding heavy metal translocating P-type ATPase, translating to MKKTIELGVQGMTCASCVGRVERGLKKVEGVEGASVNLATERATVTYDPALTTPQALLDKVKDVGYEPVISELQLGVQGMTCASCVGRVERALNKVEGVLDASVNLATERATVRYLPSSVSPGQLKAAVKASGYEVLESEPGKDRSDLEREAREQEVRSLRRAVTFSAVFAIPLVILAMVPMLYMPFHMWLMEYMSERTMTWIMLALALPVQFGPGLRFYRLGWKALKNRSPDMNSLVMIGTSAAFFYSLVVTLAPQIFPEGTAHVYYEASAVVITLILLGKYFEAIAKGRSSEAMKKLLSLQAKTARVVRSGQELEVPTDEVLIGDLVSVRPGEKVPVDGEVTQGNSFVDESMITGEPIPVAKQAGAAVVGGTINQNGAFQFKATKIGADTALAQIIKLVESAQGSKPPIQGLADKVVSVFVPIVLGIAALTFLIWLLVGGSTALSFALVTTVAVLIIACPCAMGLATPTSIMVGTGKAAELGVLFRNGAALEGLQGVNVVAVDKTGTLTKGRPELTDLVTASGFQRAEVLQLVAAAEEQSEHPIARAIVDAAKKEGVAILPLESFEAVPGYGLEARVQGRLVQVGADRYMRKLGLNVGDFAAQAERLGDEGKSPLYAAIDGQLAAVIAVADPIKDGSPEAVKALHRQGLKVAMITGDNARTAQAIARQLGIDEVLAEVLPSGKSDAVKELQAKGQKVAFVGDGINDAPALAQADVGLAIGTGTDVAVETADVILMSGDLRGVPNALALSRATLRNIKLNLFWAFAYNIVLIPVAAGVLYPAFGWLLSPVLAAAAMGFSSVFVLSNALRLRSFRPPVRSDPAPVRAAPTVMAQA from the coding sequence ATGAAGAAAACGATTGAACTCGGCGTCCAGGGCATGACCTGCGCCTCGTGCGTGGGCCGCGTCGAGCGGGGCCTGAAGAAAGTCGAGGGGGTGGAGGGGGCCAGCGTGAACCTGGCCACGGAACGTGCGACCGTCACGTACGACCCGGCGCTGACCACCCCGCAGGCGCTGCTGGACAAAGTGAAGGACGTTGGGTACGAGCCAGTGATCAGCGAACTCCAGTTGGGCGTGCAGGGTATGACCTGCGCGTCCTGCGTGGGACGGGTCGAGCGGGCCCTGAACAAGGTGGAGGGCGTGCTGGACGCCTCGGTGAACCTCGCCACCGAACGGGCCACCGTGCGGTATTTGCCGTCCAGCGTCAGTCCGGGGCAACTCAAGGCCGCTGTAAAGGCCTCTGGTTATGAGGTGCTCGAGAGCGAGCCCGGCAAGGACCGCAGCGACCTGGAGCGTGAAGCGCGTGAGCAGGAGGTCCGCAGTCTGCGGCGTGCCGTCACCTTCAGTGCGGTCTTCGCCATCCCGCTGGTGATCCTCGCGATGGTGCCGATGCTCTACATGCCCTTCCACATGTGGCTGATGGAGTACATGAGCGAGCGCACCATGACCTGGATCATGCTGGCGCTGGCCCTTCCCGTGCAGTTCGGTCCCGGATTGCGCTTCTACCGCCTGGGCTGGAAGGCCCTGAAAAACCGTTCCCCCGACATGAACTCTCTCGTCATGATCGGCACCTCGGCCGCCTTCTTCTACAGCCTGGTCGTCACGCTGGCACCCCAGATCTTCCCCGAGGGCACGGCCCACGTGTACTACGAGGCCAGCGCCGTGGTCATCACCCTGATCCTGCTCGGCAAGTATTTCGAGGCCATCGCCAAGGGAAGGAGCAGCGAGGCGATGAAGAAGCTGCTGAGCTTGCAGGCCAAGACGGCCCGCGTGGTCCGTAGCGGTCAGGAACTCGAAGTACCCACCGACGAGGTGCTGATCGGCGACCTGGTGTCCGTACGCCCCGGCGAGAAGGTGCCGGTGGACGGCGAGGTCACCCAGGGCAACTCCTTCGTGGACGAGTCCATGATTACCGGTGAGCCCATCCCCGTCGCCAAACAAGCGGGCGCGGCCGTCGTCGGCGGCACGATCAACCAAAATGGCGCGTTCCAGTTCAAGGCCACCAAGATCGGGGCCGACACCGCGCTGGCCCAGATCATCAAGTTGGTGGAAAGCGCTCAGGGCTCCAAGCCGCCCATCCAGGGGCTCGCGGACAAGGTCGTTTCGGTCTTCGTCCCGATCGTCCTCGGGATTGCCGCCCTGACCTTCCTGATCTGGCTGCTGGTGGGCGGGAGCACGGCCCTTTCCTTCGCCCTGGTCACCACCGTCGCGGTGCTGATCATCGCCTGCCCCTGCGCGATGGGGCTGGCCACACCGACCAGCATCATGGTGGGCACCGGCAAGGCGGCCGAGCTGGGCGTCCTGTTCCGCAACGGTGCGGCGCTCGAGGGCTTGCAGGGCGTGAATGTGGTTGCCGTGGACAAGACGGGCACCCTGACCAAGGGGAGGCCCGAACTCACCGACCTCGTGACCGCCTCCGGCTTCCAGCGTGCCGAAGTGCTGCAACTGGTCGCGGCGGCGGAAGAACAGAGCGAACACCCCATCGCCCGCGCCATCGTGGACGCGGCGAAGAAGGAGGGTGTCGCCATCCTCCCCCTGGAAAGCTTCGAAGCGGTGCCCGGGTATGGCCTGGAAGCGCGGGTGCAGGGCCGCCTGGTGCAGGTCGGTGCCGACCGGTACATGCGCAAGCTCGGGCTGAACGTGGGTGACTTCGCGGCCCAGGCCGAGCGGCTCGGGGACGAGGGCAAGAGCCCGCTGTACGCGGCCATTGACGGGCAGCTCGCCGCCGTGATCGCGGTGGCTGATCCCATCAAAGACGGCAGCCCGGAGGCGGTGAAAGCGCTTCACCGGCAGGGCCTGAAGGTCGCGATGATCACCGGGGATAATGCCCGGACCGCGCAGGCCATCGCCCGCCAGCTCGGCATCGACGAGGTGCTGGCTGAGGTGTTGCCCAGCGGCAAGAGCGACGCGGTCAAAGAGCTCCAAGCGAAAGGCCAGAAGGTGGCGTTTGTCGGGGACGGGATCAACGATGCTCCGGCGCTCGCCCAGGCAGACGTCGGTCTGGCGATCGGGACCGGCACAGACGTGGCCGTCGAGACCGCCGACGTCATCCTGATGAGCGGCGACCTGCGTGGTGTGCCGAACGCCCTGGCGCTCTCCCGCGCCACCCTGCGCAACATCAAGCTCAACCTCTTCTGGGCGTTTGCGTACAACATCGTCCTGATTCCTGTCGCGGCGGGCGTGCTGTACCCCGCCTTCGGGTGGCTGCTCAGCCCGGTGCTGGCCGCGGCAGCGATGGGCTTTTCCAGCGTGTTCGTGCTGAGCAACGCGCTTCGCCTACGCTCCTTCCGCCCCCCCGTCCGTTCCGACCCCGCTCCTGTCCGCGCAGCGCCCACCGTCATGGCCCAGGCCTGA
- a CDS encoding heavy-metal-associated domain-containing protein, which yields MTTELTVNGMTCGHCEKAVQNALKSVPGVQDVRVNLQDGTATVQGDADPQALVAAVTEEGYGAQVRA from the coding sequence ATGACCACCGAACTGACCGTCAACGGCATGACGTGCGGCCACTGCGAGAAGGCCGTTCAGAATGCGCTCAAGAGTGTGCCGGGCGTCCAGGATGTCCGTGTCAACCTGCAGGACGGTACCGCGACCGTGCAGGGCGACGCTGATCCGCAGGCGCTTGTCGCCGCCGTCACTGAGGAAGGCTACGGGGCTCAGGTCCGCGCTTAA
- a CDS encoding metal-sensitive transcriptional regulator → MPEDARKRAARRLKIARGHLDSIVAMLEKDDAYCVDVLRQIKAVQGALSGAGEVVLRGHLEAHVATASTRGDSVELVEELMEALKYT, encoded by the coding sequence ATGCCGGAGGACGCGCGCAAACGCGCAGCCCGGCGCCTCAAGATTGCCCGAGGGCACCTGGACAGCATTGTGGCCATGCTCGAGAAGGACGATGCCTACTGCGTGGACGTACTCCGGCAGATCAAGGCCGTGCAGGGTGCGCTTTCAGGCGCGGGCGAGGTCGTGCTGCGCGGGCACCTCGAGGCGCACGTCGCCACCGCCTCGACGCGGGGTGACAGCGTGGAGCTCGTCGAGGAATTGATGGAAGCGCTCAAGTACACCTGA
- a CDS encoding IS630 family transposase, whose protein sequence is MEYSLAGREGCRAELGRPHRSVDGVLHSEKNAVQPHRKRQWCIAHLTANFLCEMERVLDVYSRPYDDRFPVLCFDEQPCFLIGDVMAPVPSEPGRVAKQDYEYQRFGSAAVLLAVEPKTGRRFVQVCARRTAEEYTAFMQNLERAYPAAVQITLVQDHLNTHHGGSFYKFMSPQAAHRLVGRFEWVYTPKHASWLNMAELEFSALQRQCLNRRIPVLERLRSEVEAWVAARSRAGVTLNWQFSTQVARRTLGRHYEAIRIK, encoded by the coding sequence ATGGAGTATTCGCTTGCTGGCAGAGAAGGCTGTAGAGCTGAACTTGGTCGACCACATCGCTCCGTCGACGGTGTTCTACATTCTGAAAAAAACGCGGTCCAGCCGCACCGCAAAAGGCAGTGGTGCATCGCGCACCTGACGGCGAATTTCCTCTGCGAGATGGAACGCGTTCTGGACGTGTACTCTCGGCCCTACGACGACCGTTTTCCCGTGTTGTGCTTCGATGAGCAACCCTGCTTCCTGATCGGTGACGTCATGGCCCCGGTTCCATCGGAACCGGGGCGAGTCGCCAAACAAGACTACGAATACCAGCGCTTTGGGAGCGCGGCTGTGTTGCTGGCCGTCGAGCCGAAAACAGGCCGACGGTTTGTCCAGGTCTGTGCCCGACGGACCGCCGAGGAGTACACCGCCTTCATGCAGAACCTGGAACGGGCCTATCCAGCAGCCGTCCAGATCACCCTGGTTCAGGACCACCTCAATACGCATCACGGCGGCAGTTTCTACAAGTTCATGTCGCCACAGGCGGCCCACCGGTTGGTGGGCCGCTTCGAGTGGGTCTACACGCCCAAACATGCCTCGTGGCTGAACATGGCAGAACTGGAATTCAGTGCCCTTCAGCGGCAGTGCTTGAACCGGCGTATTCCAGTGCTGGAACGGCTTCGGTCGGAAGTCGAGGCTTGGGTGGCAGCGCGTTCACGCGCGGGCGTCACCCTCAACTGGCAGTTCTCCACCCAGGTCGCCCGCCGGACGCTAGGACGGCACTACGAAGCCATTCGTATTAAATGA
- a CDS encoding zinc ribbon domain-containing protein, producing the protein MARNDPDLHWVQIRHSSYSRLGPLVQAGALQPYLGRLSGFPGAQIWRVDSPLTVQSDHQCSIAGVPLQAALHHQPSHAYCAMVAASPHFTQYAGTGELSRLLRSHDDWDPGGFAHALEATVRQGRVPLPRPALAVPPTTYLTYWLPERSFVSRLSNGHYMLGLSYTVRYVPPPGLARRSAVGLDLGIDPLTVAHTDTGATRYFRPTSLRHVRQLPWLSADAQMLLRDLIYASGRLDAEGIVAWLNFHAHTVYAERINHMGMSTHWIHSGRDRAIHDHHFSALSQYLFASGVDFRRVAPHHTSTLCAPCFEHQGRVVYGLRAGDRFRCPACGADLDAHANAAHNVLLRGQMLPPRGRAAA; encoded by the coding sequence ATGGCACGCAACGACCCCGATCTCCACTGGGTCCAGATTCGGCACTCCAGTTACTCAAGACTCGGCCCGCTGGTTCAGGCTGGGGCCCTCCAGCCGTACCTGGGCCGACTTTCCGGTTTCCCAGGGGCCCAGATCTGGCGGGTGGATTCCCCGCTGACCGTACAGTCTGACCACCAGTGCTCCATCGCTGGCGTGCCGCTGCAGGCGGCGCTACATCACCAGCCCAGCCACGCGTACTGCGCCATGGTCGCCGCCTCGCCCCATTTCACCCAGTACGCCGGCACGGGTGAGCTGTCCCGGCTCCTGCGTTCCCATGACGACTGGGATCCAGGGGGGTTTGCCCACGCGCTGGAGGCGACGGTGCGTCAGGGCCGCGTCCCTTTGCCACGTCCTGCCCTGGCCGTTCCCCCAACCACTTACCTCACTTATTGGCTCCCAGAACGCAGTTTTGTGTCGCGGCTGTCCAATGGGCATTACATGCTGGGGTTGAGCTACACGGTCCGGTACGTTCCGCCACCAGGGCTGGCCAGGCGCTCTGCAGTGGGGCTGGACCTGGGGATTGATCCGCTCACGGTGGCCCACACCGATACCGGCGCGACCCGGTATTTCCGACCGACGTCGCTGCGCCACGTACGTCAGCTGCCGTGGCTGAGCGCGGACGCCCAGATGCTGCTGCGGGACCTGATCTATGCCTCCGGGCGACTGGACGCCGAGGGGATCGTGGCGTGGCTTAACTTTCACGCCCACACGGTGTACGCCGAGCGCATCAACCACATGGGGATGTCCACCCACTGGATTCACAGCGGACGCGACCGGGCAATTCATGACCATCACTTTTCGGCGCTCAGCCAGTACCTGTTCGCGTCTGGTGTCGATTTTCGGCGTGTGGCTCCGCATCACACCAGTACCCTGTGCGCTCCCTGCTTCGAGCACCAAGGCCGGGTCGTGTACGGGTTGCGGGCGGGCGACCGCTTCCGCTGCCCGGCGTGCGGGGCGGATCTGGATGCGCACGCCAACGCTGCCCATAACGTGCTGCTGCGGGGTCAGATGCTTCCCCCACGCGGACGGGCAGCAGCGTGA
- a CDS encoding poly(ADP-ribose) glycohydrolase domain-containing protein — MKSDRVRLPLQTTAAGSTTAAAQRLLRERPEPVAVLNVTSAASPGGEVLTGSAEPVPCERPPRLLDASS; from the coding sequence TTGAAGTCTGACCGCGTTCGCCTCCCCCTGCAGACGACCGCCGCTGGAAGCACCACGGCCGCCGCACAACGTCTGTTGCGGGAGCGCCCTGAGCCCGTCGCGGTCCTGAACGTTACGTCGGCCGCATCGCCGGGCGGGGAGGTCCTCACCGGGTCGGCAGAGCCTGTGCCATGCGAGCGCCCTCCACGCCTCCTCGACGCTTCATCCTGA
- a CDS encoding ASCH domain-containing protein: MKITSKAITEVVQTVENSEAGEVIVPAGEFWAHFGVQDSMQALQQQIAQRLAEEGLEVAFEVVIALPPEELPLVGEFSVPAQPAPLDLSAGTLRALSIQQPWAELILRGDKNLEYRSRRMREMGPLLVHASGTRVPENFGGRDLDPDALPYRALVGVVDVVGVQEVEGEDGLYAWQLAYPRRFRTPLPYSGAAGIFRVPTETVREALETATTPETPL, from the coding sequence ATGAAGATCACCAGCAAGGCCATCACGGAAGTTGTTCAGACGGTCGAGAACAGCGAGGCGGGCGAAGTCATCGTTCCAGCCGGGGAGTTCTGGGCCCACTTTGGCGTGCAGGATTCCATGCAGGCCTTGCAACAGCAGATCGCCCAGCGGCTGGCAGAGGAGGGGCTGGAGGTGGCGTTCGAGGTGGTCATCGCCCTCCCCCCAGAAGAACTCCCTCTGGTCGGAGAGTTCTCCGTGCCCGCCCAGCCCGCGCCCCTGGATCTGTCGGCAGGCACCCTGCGCGCTCTGAGCATCCAGCAGCCGTGGGCCGAGCTGATCCTGCGCGGCGACAAGAACCTGGAGTACCGCTCACGCCGGATGCGCGAGATGGGGCCGCTGCTGGTGCATGCGTCGGGCACCCGCGTTCCCGAGAACTTCGGGGGCCGTGACCTCGACCCGGACGCCCTGCCCTACCGCGCCCTGGTCGGCGTCGTGGACGTGGTTGGCGTGCAGGAGGTGGAGGGAGAAGACGGCCTCTACGCCTGGCAGCTCGCGTACCCTCGGCGCTTCCGAACGCCCCTCCCTTACTCCGGGGCGGCAGGCATCTTCCGGGTGCCGACTGAAACGGTGCGTGAGGCGCTGGAGACGGCCACGACACCGGAAACGCCCCTTTGA
- a CDS encoding type II toxin-antitoxin system Phd/YefM family antitoxin produces the protein MRSVTYTKLRQNLAATMDEVIDNHDPVIVTRGERAVVVMSLEDFNSWQETAHLLGTPANARRLLRSIAALEAGRGEERDLTE, from the coding sequence ATGCGATCGGTAACCTATACCAAGCTGCGGCAGAATCTCGCGGCCACCATGGACGAGGTGATCGACAACCACGATCCGGTGATCGTAACGCGGGGTGAGCGGGCCGTAGTGGTCATGAGCCTGGAGGACTTCAACTCCTGGCAGGAAACCGCGCACCTGTTGGGGACGCCGGCCAACGCCCGCCGCCTCCTGAGGTCTATCGCGGCCCTGGAGGCTGGACGGGGCGAGGAACGGGACCTGACCGAATGA
- a CDS encoding Txe/YoeB family addiction module toxin gives MRLVFSPEAWEDYLFWQEQGGKTLRKINELIRATTRDPLSGPGKPEPLRHQLQGWWSRRITLEHRFVYRVSGDDLLIASLRFHYED, from the coding sequence ATGAGACTGGTCTTCTCCCCGGAAGCGTGGGAGGACTACCTGTTCTGGCAGGAGCAAGGCGGCAAGACCTTGAGGAAGATCAACGAACTCATCCGGGCCACCACCCGCGACCCGTTGAGCGGCCCCGGCAAACCTGAACCGCTGCGGCATCAGCTTCAGGGCTGGTGGTCGCGGCGCATCACCCTGGAACACCGCTTCGTGTACCGCGTGAGCGGGGATGACCTGCTGATCGCCAGCCTGCGCTTCCATTACGAGGATTGA
- a CDS encoding zinc ribbon domain-containing protein: MFSQILASKAEWARKRVGGVNPAYTLPPCRTCGHSEKGNRLSQSRFVCRQCGHTGNADVNAAWNILARAVPSV; this comes from the coding sequence CTGTTTTCCCAGATTCTCGCCTCCAAGGCAGAATGGGCCAGAAAGCGGGTCGGGGGGGTCAATCCGGCGTACACTTTGCCACCCTGCCGGACGTGCGGCCACAGTGAGAAGGGAAATAGGCTCAGCCAGTCCCGTTTCGTGTGCCGCCAGTGCGGGCATACCGGGAACGCCGACGTCAACGCCGCTTGGAACATCCTGGCACGGGCAGTGCCTTCGGTTTAG
- a CDS encoding DUF1788 domain-containing protein: protein MTPVERLLQRYRTQVGLPWAGSLSPTERVWVAVYDPSDERRLRAALPAFELATRQAGLAWHALDLTGAFAEWMAAHPYREAYFAEPELLAGSLGAFEDALALRVRQTLEAAEPGSVVGVLGSGSLYGLTRVSRLIEQASPALQGRMLLLFPGRVEGHNYRMFGARDGWNYHSIPLTP, encoded by the coding sequence GTGACCCCGGTCGAGCGCTTGCTGCAGCGGTACCGCACCCAGGTGGGGCTGCCGTGGGCAGGTTCCCTCTCCCCCACCGAGCGGGTGTGGGTGGCGGTGTACGACCCCTCGGACGAGCGTCGCCTGCGGGCGGCTCTGCCTGCCTTCGAGCTGGCCACCCGGCAGGCGGGACTCGCCTGGCACGCGCTGGATCTCACTGGAGCGTTTGCCGAGTGGATGGCGGCCCATCCCTACCGGGAAGCGTATTTCGCCGAGCCGGAGCTGCTGGCCGGAAGCCTCGGGGCTTTTGAGGACGCGCTGGCCCTGCGTGTGCGGCAGACTCTGGAGGCCGCCGAGCCCGGCAGCGTGGTGGGTGTGCTGGGCAGCGGAAGCCTGTACGGGCTGACGCGGGTGTCCCGGCTGATCGAGCAGGCTTCGCCCGCGCTGCAGGGCCGGATGCTGCTGCTGTTTCCGGGCCGCGTGGAAGGCCACAACTACCGGATGTTTGGCGCCCGCGACGGCTGGAACTACCACTCCATTCCGCTGACCCCATGA